A window of Castanea sativa cultivar Marrone di Chiusa Pesio chromosome 1, ASM4071231v1 contains these coding sequences:
- the LOC142622351 gene encoding cuscuta receptor 1-like isoform X2 — protein sequence MKLGCFWWWVVLVLVQSCSNGCFGCLEQERLALLQLKASINDPNGNNLPTWNSVNKDSECCNWERVNCSNITGRVVQILLGTMWTKADGYLNASLFLPFEEMKHLDLSFNLFRGWVPNEGFERLSMLSKLEVLDLHYNRFHDNILSYSTEIASLKKLDLSYNNFSGSIHIQDFKIFSNLEELYLGGNKFDDFVTMEGSKSLSKLKILDLSSNNFSARILESMAVFPSLKILNIGHNKLEGLITTEELRRLNNLEQLFLHGSSIDKSFLRKVEVMTSLNVLTVHNCGLDGNLPTQGWCELQNLQELDLSHNNFEGILPSCLANLKSLRVLDISYNHFNGNIAQSQLSSLTSLEYLSLSNNHLLNQITLSSFSNLSNLKAILSDNNKIVFETWTPASQLKVFSMSKCSFNGLNKTPPKFLHYQYHLLEIDLSHNNLTGKFPTWLLENNPKLEVLSLRNNSFVGPFLMPYHFHPSITSIDISDNILTGPIPTNFGIIFPNLENLNMSRNEFQGSIPTSFENLVSLKALDLSNNCLSGTILEHFSMSWTSLTYLKLSYNNFSGQIFPSNFNLTKLQFLLLDNNNFSGKFPSSFSSNDFLSIDFSNNTLFGMLPRWMGNMSNLGEISLAKNQLEGPIPMELCKLVGITFLDLSENNLSGSIPSCFNSSGIKHVHLNNNRLSGPIASAFRNSSSLVTLNLRDNNLTGNIPDWIDSLSSLSILLLKANHLEGRIPVQLCLLHNLSMLDLSYNEFSGPIPPCLSNISFMATNHISDFGGISIFKNNFKKKSPFAYLETKLANIRDEELGNFYSFLLVDAKQEVEFTTKGRTYSYQGDILNYMSGIDLSCNRLAGEIPSELGSISNIHALNLSHNNLIGSIPTTFSNLKKIESLDLSCNNLGGRIPPQLTELTSLEVFKVAHNNLSGPTPDRKAQFGTFDESSYEGNPLLCGAPLHKECTEPTMLAADYGGEEADSFIDMDIFYITFAVAYTTVLGTISLLCMNPYWRQI from the exons ATGAAGTTGGGGTGTTTTTGGTGGTGGGTGGTTTTAGTTTTGGTTCAATCATGCAGTAATGGGTGCTTCGGTTGTTTGGAGCAAGAGAGATTAGCTCTCTTGCAACTAAAAGCTTCAATCAATGATCCAAATGGTAATAATTTGCCAACATGGAACTCAGTCAACAAAGATAGTGAGTGTTGTAATTGGGAGAGAGTGAACTGCAGTAACATTACAGGTCGTGTAGTTCAAATTCTTCTTGGTACAATGTGGACTAAGGCAGATGGGTACCTTAATGCTTCTTTGTTTCTTCCCTTTGAAGAGATGAAGCACCTAGATTTGAGTTTTAATTTGTTTCGTGGATGGGTCCCAAATGAAG GATTTGAAAGACTCTCTATGTTAAGCAAGCTGGAGGTGCTTGACTTGCACTATAATCGCTTCCATGACAACATCCTGTCATACTCCACTGAAATTGCTTCACTCAAGAAACTAGATTTGAGTTACAACAATTTTAGTGGATCAATCCATATTCAAG atttcaaaatatttagcaatctgGAGGAGCTCTACTTGGGGGGAAATAAGTTCGATGACTTCGTGACAATGGAAG GTTCAAAGAGCTTAAGCAAGCTAAAAATTCTAGACTTGAGTTCAAACAACTTCAGTGCACGAATTCTTGAGTCAATGGCTGTGTTCCCATCATTGAAGATTTTAAACATCGGACATAACAAATTGGAAGGATTGATTACTACTGAAG AGTTGCGCAGATTAAACAACCTAGAGCAATTATTTTTGCACGGTTCATCCATCGACAAAAGCTTCCTTCGTAAAGTCGAAGTTATGACTTCTCTTAATGTACTGACAGTGCATAACTGTGGACTTGATGGAAACTTACCAACCCAAG GATGGTGTGAACTTCAAAATCTCCAAGAACTAGACCTCAGTCACAATAACTTTGAAGGGATATTACCTTCATGTTTGGCAAACTTGAAATCACTAAGAGTATTGGATATCTCCTACAATCACTTCAATGGGAACATTGCCCAATCCCAACTATCTAGCTTGACATCACTTGAGTACCTTTCTTTATCAAATAACCACTTGTTGAACCAAATCACATTGTCCTCATTTTCTAACCTCTCAAATCTTAAGGCCATATTAAGTGATAAcaacaaaatagtttttgaaacTTGGACTCCAGCCTCCCAATTAAAGGTTTTCAGCATGTCAAAGTGTTCATTTAATGGACTCAATAAAACTCCTCCCAAATTCCTTCACTACCAATATCATTTGCTAGAAATTGATCTCTCCCACAATAATTTGACTGGGAAGTTTCCCACTTGGTTGTTAGAGAACAATCCAAAATTAGAGGTTCTTAGTTTAAGAAATAACTCTTTTGTTGGGCCTTTCCTGATGCCATATCATTTTCATCCTAGCATTACAAGTATAGATATTTCGGATAATATTTTAACAGGTCCAATTCCCACAAACTTTGGTATAATTTTTCCCAATTTGGAGAATTTGAACATGTCTAGAAATGAATTTCAAGGTAGTATTCCTACTTCCTTTGAGAATTTAGTCTCCCTAAAGGCTTTAGACTTGTCTAACAATTGTTTGTCAGGAACAATACTAGAGCATTTCTCGATGAGCTGGACCTCCTTGACGTACCTAAAATtgtcatataataattttagcGGCCAAATATTTCCTTCCAATTTTAATCTGACTAAGCTGCAATTTTTACTTTTGGACAACAATAACTTCTCTGGAAAATTCCCAAGTAGCTTCTCTAGCAATGATTTCTTATCCATTGATTTTAGTAATAACACTTTGTTTGGCATGCTTCCAAGATGGATGGGGAATATGTCAAATCTAGGTGAAATTTCTCTGGCAAAAAATCAACTTGAAGGTCCTATTCCAATGGAGTTATGCAAACTCGTAGGGATTACCTTTCTTGACCTTTCTGAGAACAATCTGTCTGGGTCTATTCCATCTTGCTTCAATTCTTCAGGCATCAAACATGTTCATTTGAATAATAATAGACTAAGTGGTCCCATTGCAAGTGCTTTCCGAAATAGCTCTTCTCTAGTTACACTAAATCTCCGAGATAACAACCTTACTGGCAACATTCCAGATTGGATCGATAGCCTCTCGTCATTGAGCATTCTTCTCTTAAAAGCAAATCATTTAGAGGGTAGAATTCCAGTTCAGTTATGCCTTTTACACAACTTAAGCATGTTGGATCTTTCTTACAATGAGTTTTCTGGTCCAATTCCTCCTTGCTTGAGTAACATTTCTTTTATGGCAACCAACCACATATCTGATTTTGGTGGTATctccatttttaaaaataatttcaagaagAAGTCACCATTTGCATATTTGGAGACAAAGTTAGCAAATATACGAGATGAGGAACTGGGTAACTTTTATTCCTTCCTACTTGTCGATGCTAAACAAGAAGTGGAGTTCACTACAAAGGGTAGAACTTACTCTTATCAGGGTGACATCCTCAATTATATGTCTGGAATTGACCTCTCATGCAACAGACTAGCTGGTGAAATCCCGTCTGAGCTCGGAAGCATAAGTAATATCCATGCACTTAACCTATCACACAACAATCTGATAGGATCAATCCCTACAACATTTTCAAACTTGAAGAAGATAGAGAGTCTTGATCTTTCCTGCAACAACTTGGGGGGAAGAATCCCTCCTCAACTAACTGAATTGACCTCTTTGGAAGTCTTCAAGGTGGCACATAATAACTTATCAGGTCCAACTCCAGATAGAAAGGCTCAATTTGGAACATTTGATGAGAGTAGTTATGAAGGGAATCCTCTTTTGTGTGGAGCTCCATTACATAAAGAATGCACCGAACCTACAATGCTAGCAGCAGATTATGGGGGAGAAGAAGCTGACAGTTTCATTGACATGGATATCTTCTACATAACTTTTGCAGTTGCTTACACAACAGTGTTGGGAACTATTTCACTTCTTTGCATGAATCCATATTGGCGTCAG atttga
- the LOC142622351 gene encoding cuscuta receptor 1-like isoform X1, which yields MKLGCFWWWVVLVLVQSCSNGCFGCLEQERLALLQLKASINDPNGNNLPTWNSVNKDSECCNWERVNCSNITGRVVQILLGTMWTKADGYLNASLFLPFEEMKHLDLSFNLFRGWVPNEGFERLSMLSKLEVLDLHYNRFHDNILSYSTEIASLKKLDLSYNNFSGSIHIQDFKIFSNLEELYLGGNKFDDFVTMEGSKSLSKLKILDLSSNNFSARILESMAVFPSLKILNIGHNKLEGLITTEELRRLNNLEQLFLHGSSIDKSFLRKVEVMTSLNVLTVHNCGLDGNLPTQGWCELQNLQELDLSHNNFEGILPSCLANLKSLRVLDISYNHFNGNIAQSQLSSLTSLEYLSLSNNHLLNQITLSSFSNLSNLKAILSDNNKIVFETWTPASQLKVFSMSKCSFNGLNKTPPKFLHYQYHLLEIDLSHNNLTGKFPTWLLENNPKLEVLSLRNNSFVGPFLMPYHFHPSITSIDISDNILTGPIPTNFGIIFPNLENLNMSRNEFQGSIPTSFENLVSLKALDLSNNCLSGTILEHFSMSWTSLTYLKLSYNNFSGQIFPSNFNLTKLQFLLLDNNNFSGKFPSSFSSNDFLSIDFSNNTLFGMLPRWMGNMSNLGEISLAKNQLEGPIPMELCKLVGITFLDLSENNLSGSIPSCFNSSGIKHVHLNNNRLSGPIASAFRNSSSLVTLNLRDNNLTGNIPDWIDSLSSLSILLLKANHLEGRIPVQLCLLHNLSMLDLSYNEFSGPIPPCLSNISFMATNHISDFGGISIFKNNFKKKSPFAYLETKLANIRDEELGNFYSFLLVDAKQEVEFTTKGRTYSYQGDILNYMSGIDLSCNRLAGEIPSELGSISNIHALNLSHNNLIGSIPTTFSNLKKIESLDLSCNNLGGRIPPQLTELTSLEVFKVAHNNLSGPTPDRKAQFGTFDESSYEGNPLLCGAPLHKECTEPTMLAADYGGEEADSFIDMDIFYITFAVAYTTVLGTISLLCMNPYWRQVWLRFIEVCFDICYGFVVDLVVRCGELVNFRIA from the exons ATGAAGTTGGGGTGTTTTTGGTGGTGGGTGGTTTTAGTTTTGGTTCAATCATGCAGTAATGGGTGCTTCGGTTGTTTGGAGCAAGAGAGATTAGCTCTCTTGCAACTAAAAGCTTCAATCAATGATCCAAATGGTAATAATTTGCCAACATGGAACTCAGTCAACAAAGATAGTGAGTGTTGTAATTGGGAGAGAGTGAACTGCAGTAACATTACAGGTCGTGTAGTTCAAATTCTTCTTGGTACAATGTGGACTAAGGCAGATGGGTACCTTAATGCTTCTTTGTTTCTTCCCTTTGAAGAGATGAAGCACCTAGATTTGAGTTTTAATTTGTTTCGTGGATGGGTCCCAAATGAAG GATTTGAAAGACTCTCTATGTTAAGCAAGCTGGAGGTGCTTGACTTGCACTATAATCGCTTCCATGACAACATCCTGTCATACTCCACTGAAATTGCTTCACTCAAGAAACTAGATTTGAGTTACAACAATTTTAGTGGATCAATCCATATTCAAG atttcaaaatatttagcaatctgGAGGAGCTCTACTTGGGGGGAAATAAGTTCGATGACTTCGTGACAATGGAAG GTTCAAAGAGCTTAAGCAAGCTAAAAATTCTAGACTTGAGTTCAAACAACTTCAGTGCACGAATTCTTGAGTCAATGGCTGTGTTCCCATCATTGAAGATTTTAAACATCGGACATAACAAATTGGAAGGATTGATTACTACTGAAG AGTTGCGCAGATTAAACAACCTAGAGCAATTATTTTTGCACGGTTCATCCATCGACAAAAGCTTCCTTCGTAAAGTCGAAGTTATGACTTCTCTTAATGTACTGACAGTGCATAACTGTGGACTTGATGGAAACTTACCAACCCAAG GATGGTGTGAACTTCAAAATCTCCAAGAACTAGACCTCAGTCACAATAACTTTGAAGGGATATTACCTTCATGTTTGGCAAACTTGAAATCACTAAGAGTATTGGATATCTCCTACAATCACTTCAATGGGAACATTGCCCAATCCCAACTATCTAGCTTGACATCACTTGAGTACCTTTCTTTATCAAATAACCACTTGTTGAACCAAATCACATTGTCCTCATTTTCTAACCTCTCAAATCTTAAGGCCATATTAAGTGATAAcaacaaaatagtttttgaaacTTGGACTCCAGCCTCCCAATTAAAGGTTTTCAGCATGTCAAAGTGTTCATTTAATGGACTCAATAAAACTCCTCCCAAATTCCTTCACTACCAATATCATTTGCTAGAAATTGATCTCTCCCACAATAATTTGACTGGGAAGTTTCCCACTTGGTTGTTAGAGAACAATCCAAAATTAGAGGTTCTTAGTTTAAGAAATAACTCTTTTGTTGGGCCTTTCCTGATGCCATATCATTTTCATCCTAGCATTACAAGTATAGATATTTCGGATAATATTTTAACAGGTCCAATTCCCACAAACTTTGGTATAATTTTTCCCAATTTGGAGAATTTGAACATGTCTAGAAATGAATTTCAAGGTAGTATTCCTACTTCCTTTGAGAATTTAGTCTCCCTAAAGGCTTTAGACTTGTCTAACAATTGTTTGTCAGGAACAATACTAGAGCATTTCTCGATGAGCTGGACCTCCTTGACGTACCTAAAATtgtcatataataattttagcGGCCAAATATTTCCTTCCAATTTTAATCTGACTAAGCTGCAATTTTTACTTTTGGACAACAATAACTTCTCTGGAAAATTCCCAAGTAGCTTCTCTAGCAATGATTTCTTATCCATTGATTTTAGTAATAACACTTTGTTTGGCATGCTTCCAAGATGGATGGGGAATATGTCAAATCTAGGTGAAATTTCTCTGGCAAAAAATCAACTTGAAGGTCCTATTCCAATGGAGTTATGCAAACTCGTAGGGATTACCTTTCTTGACCTTTCTGAGAACAATCTGTCTGGGTCTATTCCATCTTGCTTCAATTCTTCAGGCATCAAACATGTTCATTTGAATAATAATAGACTAAGTGGTCCCATTGCAAGTGCTTTCCGAAATAGCTCTTCTCTAGTTACACTAAATCTCCGAGATAACAACCTTACTGGCAACATTCCAGATTGGATCGATAGCCTCTCGTCATTGAGCATTCTTCTCTTAAAAGCAAATCATTTAGAGGGTAGAATTCCAGTTCAGTTATGCCTTTTACACAACTTAAGCATGTTGGATCTTTCTTACAATGAGTTTTCTGGTCCAATTCCTCCTTGCTTGAGTAACATTTCTTTTATGGCAACCAACCACATATCTGATTTTGGTGGTATctccatttttaaaaataatttcaagaagAAGTCACCATTTGCATATTTGGAGACAAAGTTAGCAAATATACGAGATGAGGAACTGGGTAACTTTTATTCCTTCCTACTTGTCGATGCTAAACAAGAAGTGGAGTTCACTACAAAGGGTAGAACTTACTCTTATCAGGGTGACATCCTCAATTATATGTCTGGAATTGACCTCTCATGCAACAGACTAGCTGGTGAAATCCCGTCTGAGCTCGGAAGCATAAGTAATATCCATGCACTTAACCTATCACACAACAATCTGATAGGATCAATCCCTACAACATTTTCAAACTTGAAGAAGATAGAGAGTCTTGATCTTTCCTGCAACAACTTGGGGGGAAGAATCCCTCCTCAACTAACTGAATTGACCTCTTTGGAAGTCTTCAAGGTGGCACATAATAACTTATCAGGTCCAACTCCAGATAGAAAGGCTCAATTTGGAACATTTGATGAGAGTAGTTATGAAGGGAATCCTCTTTTGTGTGGAGCTCCATTACATAAAGAATGCACCGAACCTACAATGCTAGCAGCAGATTATGGGGGAGAAGAAGCTGACAGTTTCATTGACATGGATATCTTCTACATAACTTTTGCAGTTGCTTACACAACAGTGTTGGGAACTATTTCACTTCTTTGCATGAATCCATATTGGCGTCAGGTATGGTTAAGATTCATTGAAGTTTGCTTTGATATTTGCTATGGTTTTGTTGTGGACCTTGTGGTCCGTTGCGGTGAGCTGGTCAATTTCAGAATTGCATAG
- the LOC142622209 gene encoding calcium uptake protein, mitochondrial-like isoform X1: MNGRCESYYVFVYTKCSLMASCTMFASQVFEYFASVRTPSGETFMTPADLMRAIVPVFPPSESNRVREGYLRGERVPGELHCAPSKFFMLFDTNNDGLISFAEYIFFVTLLSIPESSFTVAFKMFDLDNNGEIDREEFKKVMALLRSQNRQGAQSRDSWRLGLKVSVENGGLLEYFFGTDGKACLQHGRFVQFLRDLHDEILQLEFCHYDYSSRGTISAKDFALSLVASVDINHINRMLDRVDELDNELHLRDIRITFEEFKAFAELRKELQPLSLAIFSYGKVNGSLTKNDFQRAASQVCGISITDNVVDIIFHVFDSNRDGNLSSSEFVRALQRRETDNLCSGSEGL, encoded by the exons ATGAATGGTAGATGTGAATCatattatgtttttgtttacACAAAATGTTCACTTATGGCCTCATGCACCATGTTTGCCTCCCAGGTCTTTGAGTACTTTGCATCCGTTAGAACACCTTCAGGAGAGACTTTTATGACACCAGCTGACTTGATGCGAGCCATTGTTCCAGTTTTTCCTCCATCTGAATCAAATCGTGTTAGGGAGGGATATTTGAGAGGGGAGCGGGTTCCTGGAGAGTTACATTGTGCaccttcaaaattttttatgctttttgaCACAAACAATGATGGACTCATTTCTTTTGCAGA gtacattttttttgttacacTACTCAGCATCCCTGAGTCCAGCTTTACAGTGGCATTTAAAATGTTTGATCTTGACAATAACGG AGAAATTGACAgggaggaattcaagaaagtgATGGCCTTGTTGCGATCTCAAAATAGACAAGGAGCTCAGTCCAGGGACAGTTGGCGACTTGGTCTCAAAGTTTCTGTAGAAAATGGGGGGCTGTTGGAGTACTTTTTTGGCACAGATGGCAAAGCTTGCCTACAACATGGAAGATTTGTTCAATTCTTAAGGGACTTACATGATGAA ATCTTGCAGTTGGAGTTCTGCCACTATGACTATAGTTCACGAGGAACCATATCAGCCAAAGATTTTGCCTTGTCCTTAGTTGCATCAGTTGACATCAACCACATAAACAGGATGCTTGATCGGGTTGATGAATTGGACAATGAGCTGCATCTTAGAGACATAAGAATTACATTTGAAGAATTTAAAGCTTTCGCAGAACTGCGTAAAGAGTTGCAGCCCCTCTCTCTGGCCATTTTCAGTTATGGAAAAGTAAATGGCTCGTTGACGAAAAACGATTTCCAGAGAGCTGCATCCCAA GTATGCGGCATCTCTATTACAGATAATGTGGTTGACATAATATTCCATGTGTTTGACTCAAATCGTGATGGGAATTTAAGCTCAAGTGAGTTTGTAAGAGCTTTACAAAGAAGGGAAACTGACAATCTGTGCTCTGGCTCCGAGGGATTGTAA
- the LOC142622209 gene encoding calcium uptake protein, mitochondrial-like isoform X3, protein MTPADLMRAIVPVFPPSESNRVREGYLRGERVPGELHCAPSKFFMLFDTNNDGLISFAEYIFFVTLLSIPESSFTVAFKMFDLDNNGEIDREEFKKVMALLRSQNRQGAQSRDSWRLGLKVSVENGGLLEYFFGTDGKACLQHGRFVQFLRDLHDEILQLEFCHYDYSSRGTISAKDFALSLVASVDINHINRMLDRVDELDNELHLRDIRITFEEFKAFAELRKELQPLSLAIFSYGKVNGSLTKNDFQRAASQVCGISITDNVVDIIFHVFDSNRDGNLSSSEFVRALQRRETDNLCSGSEGL, encoded by the exons ATGACACCAGCTGACTTGATGCGAGCCATTGTTCCAGTTTTTCCTCCATCTGAATCAAATCGTGTTAGGGAGGGATATTTGAGAGGGGAGCGGGTTCCTGGAGAGTTACATTGTGCaccttcaaaattttttatgctttttgaCACAAACAATGATGGACTCATTTCTTTTGCAGA gtacattttttttgttacacTACTCAGCATCCCTGAGTCCAGCTTTACAGTGGCATTTAAAATGTTTGATCTTGACAATAACGG AGAAATTGACAgggaggaattcaagaaagtgATGGCCTTGTTGCGATCTCAAAATAGACAAGGAGCTCAGTCCAGGGACAGTTGGCGACTTGGTCTCAAAGTTTCTGTAGAAAATGGGGGGCTGTTGGAGTACTTTTTTGGCACAGATGGCAAAGCTTGCCTACAACATGGAAGATTTGTTCAATTCTTAAGGGACTTACATGATGAA ATCTTGCAGTTGGAGTTCTGCCACTATGACTATAGTTCACGAGGAACCATATCAGCCAAAGATTTTGCCTTGTCCTTAGTTGCATCAGTTGACATCAACCACATAAACAGGATGCTTGATCGGGTTGATGAATTGGACAATGAGCTGCATCTTAGAGACATAAGAATTACATTTGAAGAATTTAAAGCTTTCGCAGAACTGCGTAAAGAGTTGCAGCCCCTCTCTCTGGCCATTTTCAGTTATGGAAAAGTAAATGGCTCGTTGACGAAAAACGATTTCCAGAGAGCTGCATCCCAA GTATGCGGCATCTCTATTACAGATAATGTGGTTGACATAATATTCCATGTGTTTGACTCAAATCGTGATGGGAATTTAAGCTCAAGTGAGTTTGTAAGAGCTTTACAAAGAAGGGAAACTGACAATCTGTGCTCTGGCTCCGAGGGATTGTAA
- the LOC142622209 gene encoding calcium uptake protein, mitochondrial-like isoform X2, producing MNGRCESYYVFVYTKCSLMASCTMFASQVFEYFASVRTPSGETFMTPADLMRAIVPVFPPSESNRVREGYLRGERVPGELHCAPSKFFMLFDTNNDGLISFAEEIDREEFKKVMALLRSQNRQGAQSRDSWRLGLKVSVENGGLLEYFFGTDGKACLQHGRFVQFLRDLHDEILQLEFCHYDYSSRGTISAKDFALSLVASVDINHINRMLDRVDELDNELHLRDIRITFEEFKAFAELRKELQPLSLAIFSYGKVNGSLTKNDFQRAASQVCGISITDNVVDIIFHVFDSNRDGNLSSSEFVRALQRRETDNLCSGSEGL from the exons ATGAATGGTAGATGTGAATCatattatgtttttgtttacACAAAATGTTCACTTATGGCCTCATGCACCATGTTTGCCTCCCAGGTCTTTGAGTACTTTGCATCCGTTAGAACACCTTCAGGAGAGACTTTTATGACACCAGCTGACTTGATGCGAGCCATTGTTCCAGTTTTTCCTCCATCTGAATCAAATCGTGTTAGGGAGGGATATTTGAGAGGGGAGCGGGTTCCTGGAGAGTTACATTGTGCaccttcaaaattttttatgctttttgaCACAAACAATGATGGACTCATTTCTTTTGCAGA AGAAATTGACAgggaggaattcaagaaagtgATGGCCTTGTTGCGATCTCAAAATAGACAAGGAGCTCAGTCCAGGGACAGTTGGCGACTTGGTCTCAAAGTTTCTGTAGAAAATGGGGGGCTGTTGGAGTACTTTTTTGGCACAGATGGCAAAGCTTGCCTACAACATGGAAGATTTGTTCAATTCTTAAGGGACTTACATGATGAA ATCTTGCAGTTGGAGTTCTGCCACTATGACTATAGTTCACGAGGAACCATATCAGCCAAAGATTTTGCCTTGTCCTTAGTTGCATCAGTTGACATCAACCACATAAACAGGATGCTTGATCGGGTTGATGAATTGGACAATGAGCTGCATCTTAGAGACATAAGAATTACATTTGAAGAATTTAAAGCTTTCGCAGAACTGCGTAAAGAGTTGCAGCCCCTCTCTCTGGCCATTTTCAGTTATGGAAAAGTAAATGGCTCGTTGACGAAAAACGATTTCCAGAGAGCTGCATCCCAA GTATGCGGCATCTCTATTACAGATAATGTGGTTGACATAATATTCCATGTGTTTGACTCAAATCGTGATGGGAATTTAAGCTCAAGTGAGTTTGTAAGAGCTTTACAAAGAAGGGAAACTGACAATCTGTGCTCTGGCTCCGAGGGATTGTAA
- the LOC142642669 gene encoding uncharacterized protein LOC142642669, translating into MRGIEDHMAKHLAMDWFSWLSKSSLEPSLIYEYGLAFARNELQYEDISYFNHEFLQSMGISVAKHRLEILKLARKENSGGAGTFSGLFLAINKTKRCLNKCINKLVFREDVAFKATPHELVHYPEQYWKGGFLRRQKSEEIKDERPVLTKRSITLSGPLDRVQERMIANSRSLKLSGPLDGKVQEKLMYNSKSPRLSGPMDRRVQEKMMFTARSPKLPGPIDGWVPERLTVKTTKNPKLSGPLDGRVQDRYVVTSRSPKSSGPLDGRVASPMANIQYKQEKLDVEYDDHSLWATLFHDMKPT; encoded by the coding sequence ATGAGAGGAATTGAGGATCACATGGCAAAGCATTTAGCCATGGATTGGTTCTCTTGGTTATCCAAGAGTAGCCTTGAGCCCTCACTCATATATGAGTATGGCCTTGCTTTTGCTCGCAACGAACTCCAATATGAGGATATAAGCTACTTCAACCATGAGTTTCTTCAGAGCATGGGCATTTCTGTGGCTAAACACAGGCTAGAGATTCTCAAGCTTGCTAGGAAGGAAAACAGTGGTGGCGCAGGTACATTTTCTGGGCTCTTCTTAGCAATCAACAAGACCAAGAGGTGCTTGAACAAGTGCATTAACAAGTTGGTTTTTCGTGAGGATGTTGCTTTCAAAGCCACTCCTCATGAGCTGGTACATTATCCAGAGCAATATTGGAAAGGTGGATTCTTAAGGAGGCAAAAGAGTGAAGAGATCAAGGATGAGAGACCAGTGCTAACAAAGAGAAGCATAACTCTATCAGGACCTCTGGATAGGGTGCAAGAGAGGATGATAGCTAATTCCAGAAGCTTGAAATTATCTGGGCCTCTTGATGGAAAGGTGCAAGAGAAATTGATGTACAATTCAAAGAGCCCAAGATTGTCTGGGCCTATGGATAGAAGGGTGCAAGAGAAAATGATGTTCACAGCTAGGAGCCCAAAATTACCAGGACCCATTGATGGATGGGTGCCTGAGAGGTTGACAGTCAAAACAACTAAGAATCCAAAGCTATCCGGGCCTTTGGATGGAAGAGTACAAGACAGGTATGTGGTCACAAGTAGGAGTCCAAAGTCATCTGGACCATTGGATGGAAGAGTTGCAAGTCCAATGGCTAACATTCAATATAAGCAGGAAAAGTTGGATGTTGAGTATGATGATCATTCACTATGGGCTACATTGTTTCATGATATGAAACCCACTTGA